The stretch of DNA TTTCATTAGTTCCGTATAGAGTGGTAGGTCAGTATCAACTTTGATAGCTCTGTTCCAATTAAATTCGGCATACTTTGAAAATTTTCTGAGGTGACTTGAATAGAATGAGGAAAAATATTTTCTGCTATATAGCGGTTTCCAATCCCTACTCCCAGAAAAATATAAGACTTATTCGTATTTTTTAAAACTTCTTCTATTAATTTTTTGGACTCTCTGCTGTTTATTTCGTCTTCGAGATACATTTTCCCTCTCTGCCCTCTGAAATCAGAAATAAACACAATGATTTTAGTCTGTGCATCAGTTGAAAAAAATCTATCACAATTTTCGATGATCCTATACTCTTCTACAGAGTCTCCCTGCCAGTCAACACAAAGTGAATTAAAAATTTCTTCTTCCTTTTTTTCGTCATAGACATCTTCAAAACTTTTCAAACGAATGAGGTCGATTGTTTCTTTTCTATTCAACCGATCCGAATAAGCGTAAATAGAAAAATCAACCTCGTGCTCGTTTAAAATATACGAGCTTGTAAGCATGGCAGAAAGTGTGGCTATGGAATACTCAAAATTAAAAATTCTTCTTGCCTTACTCACGAAGAATACTACTTCTACTCCTTTTAGTCTTTCATCACTTTTATCAATAATTGTTTTATCAAAAACCTTAGAGTCTCCTCTTCCATTTTTAAATGAAATATATTTCCTTGCGTCTATTCTTCTGCCTTGAGTTTGATAAGAACGAGAAATATCAATTTCAGGATCAAATAATTTTTCAAGATTCAATTCTGTTTCTTCCAAAGCCTTCCCGAAAACGCTTTTGAATTCAGAAAGCGAAACTAAAATAGTGTAAGACCAAAGGATTTTTCTTTTCGCTAAGAAATTTTTATACAACTCTTCAGTTCTATATCCCCATGCTCCACCTCCACCCGCTGGCTCCCCTTGACCCATGTTTCCGCGAGTGTCTTTTCCATACCATGCGTCAGGTCCCTCTTTTGTGTTTCCACCTGTTTCAGGAGTGTTGATTTCTATTCCCTTTTTTAGAGGGCTACCTGAATTTTTCAGTTCAGCTTTTCCGGTATTTGCATCTCTTTTGTGAAGGCTTGGATCCCACCACTTTGTTTTTTCTATTTCAGACTGAATCGTAAAAGTTTTTTTTTTATCCTCAAGTTTTTCTTTGAGGTCATCGGGTAAATTGCCGCTTGAAAGAATAGACTCCAAAATTCTTTCCGTATCGTTTCTTTCTTTAGGGTCTGAAATTTGATTTATATAAGAAATTTTTCCCCCTCTAAGGATTACTTCTTTTAAATCGTCTGATTCCCCACTAAATAGGATTAAATCCTTCCATCGAAAAAGATTGTTCAACCCAAAAATATAGGCTTGAATATTTGCAGATCCGATCACTCTTTTTGAGGATAGGTCTTTTATTTTTAGATGAAAATTTACCAAGACAGACACTAGAGAAGAATCTGGTAAATAAAACCCTAGTATCTCTGTCAAAGTATCCCGATCTTCTAAATCAGGAAATAAAACACTCGTAAACCGATTTCTAAAAGCTCTGGAAATTGTAGGGGTAGATTTTGTTTTTCTAAAAAGTTTTAATGCGATAATTCTAGAATTTTCTTTTAAAGAAAGAGGTTTAGACTCACCACTCTCAGGTGGGAGGGTTATAGATCTTGCATCATCTGTAAGCATATTCAATTTTTCTACTAACTCGGCTCCCGCAGCTTCCAGACCTGTAATCAAAATAGTA from Leptospiraceae bacterium encodes:
- a CDS encoding AAA family ATPase; translation: MGNVFIAGIKVNTFDFPSSASVFPSSLVETDSTIKNLKNILYPMSEGYPILLVGDAGVGKNALIYHINYKRNHPTYRFSFNEDTLPEDLIGSYRLLMDGSGFEWISGPLTTSIVTGASFVADEMNLASPDVIKRFSTVYENSYLDLIEGDNSRKLAKEGFNFIGTQNPAEGFEGRKSLPFDIIKNFAVVYIDPYSPDEILYILKKLYPALHESVIKACIRITLETEKKIQLGNLGKGDLEKYHFNIRSLKKICNRLTFFDYKEKFVMYRELTNIFSEPFRKSEDREDVESLIKKELDLQESVSCPAVKFDYKNSTLYCNDKKLKVNDEIKVKNLLSKIPMTEKVGIFLEKAITALAMKENLLIEFSEEKDPSFLLNFLSNICGDSNETVNLCKGIHTSDILGALKPIDTGKVDWIDGPLSKGIRNDSTILITGLEAAGAELVEKLNMLTDDARSITLPPESGESKPLSLKENSRIIALKLFRKTKSTPTISRAFRNRFTSVLFPDLEDRDTLTEILGFYLPDSSLVSVLVNFHLKIKDLSSKRVIGSANIQAYIFGLNNLFRWKDLILFSGESDDLKEVILRGGKISYINQISDPKERNDTERILESILSSGNLPDDLKEKLEDKKKTFTIQSEIEKTKWWDPSLHKRDANTGKAELKNSGSPLKKGIEINTPETGGNTKEGPDAWYGKDTRGNMGQGEPAGGGGAWGYRTEELYKNFLAKRKILWSYTILVSLSEFKSVFGKALEETELNLEKLFDPEIDISRSYQTQGRRIDARKYISFKNGRGDSKVFDKTIIDKSDERLKGVEVVFFVSKARRIFNFEYSIATLSAMLTSSYILNEHEVDFSIYAYSDRLNRKETIDLIRLKSFEDVYDEKKEEEIFNSLCVDWQGDSVEEYRIIENCDRFFSTDAQTKIIVFISDFRGQRGKMYLEDEINSRESKKLIEEVLKNTNKSYIFLGVGIGNRYIAENIFPHSIQVTSENFQSMPNLIGTELSKLILTYHSIRN